In the genome of Syntrophomonadaceae bacterium, the window GCACTGTCCTGATCAAGCAAGGTCAGTACTTCGGCAGTATTCGCAGTAACTGCTATAACCCTCCCAACCAAACCCCGGTGGGTAATTACAGGCATATCAATCTTGACACCATCCCGGTTCCCTACGTCAAGGGTTAAGGTGGAAAATACGCTTTTGGTATCCCTTCCAATTACTCTGGCAGGCAAAACCTGGTAGCGGTCTTGGTTTCTCTCGGCAAAATCCAACAGTTCTCTCAGCCTGACATTTTCCAGTCTGTATTCTTCCAGTTGGTGATTCACTGCAGACAGGTTGCTTACTTCTTTTCTTAGGGAGGCAATTTGTTCCAGCAATTCCTGCTGGGATTTGACAAGATGACTGAGCCCAATAATTTTATGGGTAATGACAGTAGCCCCGTTTTGCAACGGGGCGATTGCTTCGCGCAAGAAAGCCTCTACCGGGGTCAAGTTAGGGC includes:
- the mreC gene encoding rod shape-determining protein MreC — its product is MRRFRISKVLVALFIILVIGTGLMRYTAPVRPNLTPVEAFLREAIAPLQNGATVITHKIIGLSHLVKSQQELLEQIASLRKEVSNLSAVNHQLEEYRLENVRLRELLDFAERNQDRYQVLPARVIGRDTKSVFSTLTLDVGNRDGVKIDMPVITHRGLVGRVIAVTANTAEVLTLLDQDSAVGALLQVSRFPGVIEVMPGKKSLLQMIHLPHDTPVHPDQVVITSGMGSVFPKGLRIGYVVDTVLEANGLMKKAIILPFVDFNRLEEVMVLLKAEEGD